The proteins below are encoded in one region of Campylobacter helveticus:
- a CDS encoding hydrogenase small subunit, translated as MLELNQIKSRLEALEKLPSLKSSNSIPKALEKAGFSRRDFMKWAGAMTAFLALPASFAPMVARAAELADRLPVVWLHMAECTGCSESLLRSDTPTIDSLIFDYISLEYHETVMAASGWQAEENLESAIEKHKGKYVLMVEGGIPMGDQESYLTVGPHGKTGYEIAKAASDNAYAILAIGTCSSFGGIQAARPNPSNSQPLSKVTNKTIINVPGCPPSEKNIVGNVLQLLLFKELPSLDVYNRPKWAYGLRIHDLCERRGRFDAGEFVHHFGDEGAKQGYCLYKVGCKGPYTFNNCSRERFNQHTSWPIQAGHGCIGCSEPNFWDTMGPFEEPMASRQFDPIFGLGADNVSDKIGIGVLTLTGVAVAAHAVIASMKKNEE; from the coding sequence ATGCTTGAACTCAATCAAATCAAATCGCGTTTAGAGGCACTTGAAAAACTTCCTTCTTTAAAGTCTAGCAATTCTATCCCAAAGGCTTTAGAGAAGGCTGGTTTTTCAAGAAGAGATTTTATGAAATGGGCAGGGGCTATGACGGCATTTTTAGCACTTCCTGCAAGTTTTGCCCCTATGGTAGCAAGGGCAGCTGAATTAGCAGACAGACTTCCTGTTGTGTGGCTTCATATGGCTGAATGCACGGGTTGTAGCGAAAGTTTGCTAAGAAGTGATACGCCAACGATTGATAGTCTCATTTTTGATTATATTTCTTTAGAATATCACGAAACTGTAATGGCGGCTTCTGGTTGGCAAGCTGAAGAAAATTTAGAAAGTGCTATTGAGAAGCATAAGGGCAAATATGTTTTGATGGTTGAGGGTGGAATTCCTATGGGAGACCAGGAATCTTATTTAACGGTTGGACCTCACGGAAAAACGGGGTATGAAATAGCAAAGGCGGCAAGTGATAATGCTTATGCTATTTTGGCTATTGGCACCTGTTCTAGCTTTGGAGGAATTCAGGCAGCAAGACCAAACCCGAGTAATTCTCAGCCTTTAAGTAAGGTTACAAATAAAACTATCATCAATGTTCCCGGTTGTCCTCCAAGTGAAAAAAATATCGTAGGAAATGTTCTTCAGCTTTTACTCTTTAAAGAGCTTCCAAGCCTTGATGTTTATAATAGACCAAAATGGGCTTACGGCTTAAGAATCCACGATTTGTGTGAAAGAAGAGGGCGTTTTGATGCGGGTGAATTTGTCCATCATTTTGGCGATGAGGGTGCAAAGCAAGGATATTGCCTTTATAAAGTGGGCTGTAAGGGACCTTACACTTTTAATAATTGCTCTAGAGAAAGATTTAATCAGCATACTTCTTGGCCTATCCAAGCGGGACACGGCTGTATAGGTTGTTCTGAGCCAAATTTCTGGGACACAATGGGACCTTTTGAAGAGCCTATGGCAAGTCGTCAGTTTGATCCTATTTTTGGACTTGGAGCGGATAATGTTTCGGATAAGATAGGTATAGGTGTTTTAACATTAACCGGAGTTGCCGTAGCCGCACACGCAGTTATTGCTTCTATGAAGAAAAATGAGGAGTAA
- a CDS encoding nickel-dependent hydrogenase large subunit codes for MSQRIIVDPITRIEGHLRVEVVVDDNNVVKEAYAGSTLWRGIETIVKGRDPRDAGFMTQRICGVCTFSHYKAGIVAVENALGITPPLNALLTRTLMNAALFLHDHIVHFYQLHGLDWVDVVSALSADVKKASDLAFKFSPNPYATGADKLLEVQQRLKTFVDKGNLGPFANAYYGHPTYRLSAEENLIALSHYLECLRIQRIIAQCMAIFGSKNPHPQSLTVGGVTCVMDLLSPTRMGEYLEKFKEVADFVNRAYYPDLIMAGKAYANEASVLNDVGVANLYTFKEFQVGRDEWLFESGIIKNGDLSKVYEVEEDKITEEATHSWYADNEPLHPYDGKTNPNYTGLVDGESIDHHGKIAHTKNFDTKGKYSWIKAPRYEGEPMQVGPLANLVVNYAKGNQYVVPVVDTFLKETGLPLTAVFSTLGRTATRCLEAKIIANNALKAFDNLVANLKVDESTCAPYVIDKNKEYKGRYMGHVPRGTLSHWCRIKDGVIENWQAVVPSTWNASPKDANGVGGSYEQCLIGLKIADVKQPLEIIRKIHSYDPCIACAVHVMDTKGNNLSEYKVNVNL; via the coding sequence ATGAGTCAAAGAATTATAGTTGATCCGATTACAAGAATTGAGGGGCATTTAAGGGTTGAGGTTGTTGTTGATGATAATAATGTCGTAAAAGAGGCGTATGCGGGCTCTACTTTATGGCGTGGTATTGAAACCATCGTTAAGGGTCGCGACCCAAGAGATGCAGGTTTTATGACGCAAAGAATCTGTGGAGTTTGCACCTTTTCGCATTATAAAGCAGGAATTGTTGCTGTGGAAAATGCGCTTGGCATTACCCCTCCGCTGAATGCTTTGCTAACTAGAACTTTAATGAATGCAGCATTATTTTTACACGACCATATCGTGCATTTTTATCAGCTTCACGGGCTTGATTGGGTTGATGTAGTAAGTGCTTTAAGTGCAGATGTGAAAAAAGCGAGCGATTTGGCTTTTAAATTTAGTCCAAATCCTTACGCCACAGGTGCGGATAAATTATTAGAAGTGCAACAAAGACTTAAGACTTTTGTTGATAAAGGAAATTTGGGACCTTTTGCTAATGCTTACTATGGACATCCAACCTATCGTTTGAGTGCGGAAGAGAATTTAATTGCCCTTTCGCATTATTTAGAATGTCTTAGAATTCAAAGAATTATCGCACAATGTATGGCAATTTTCGGTTCTAAAAATCCTCATCCGCAAAGTTTAACTGTGGGTGGTGTAACTTGTGTTATGGATTTATTAAGTCCTACTAGAATGGGTGAGTATTTGGAGAAATTTAAAGAAGTGGCGGATTTTGTGAACCGTGCCTATTATCCTGATTTAATTATGGCAGGAAAAGCTTATGCAAATGAGGCTAGTGTGTTAAATGATGTCGGTGTGGCAAATCTTTACACTTTTAAAGAATTTCAAGTGGGTCGCGATGAGTGGCTTTTTGAAAGTGGCATTATTAAAAATGGCGATTTAAGTAAGGTTTATGAGGTAGAAGAAGATAAGATTACCGAAGAGGCGACTCATTCTTGGTATGCGGATAATGAGCCTTTACATCCTTATGATGGCAAAACAAATCCTAATTACACAGGGCTTGTCGATGGCGAAAGTATCGATCATCACGGCAAAATAGCTCATACTAAAAATTTCGATACTAAGGGTAAATATAGCTGGATTAAGGCTCCTCGTTATGAGGGTGAGCCTATGCAAGTGGGACCTTTGGCAAATCTTGTTGTCAATTACGCTAAAGGAAATCAATATGTCGTTCCAGTTGTTGATACATTCTTAAAAGAAACAGGACTTCCTCTAACGGCTGTATTTAGCACACTAGGAAGAACGGCAACGCGTTGTTTGGAAGCAAAAATCATAGCAAATAATGCTTTGAAAGCTTTTGATAATTTAGTTGCAAATTTAAAGGTTGATGAAAGCACTTGTGCGCCTTATGTGATTGATAAAAATAAAGAATACAAAGGGCGTTATATGGGGCATGTGCCTCGTGGGACACTAAGCCATTGGTGTAGGATAAAAGATGGTGTGATTGAAAATTGGCAAGCTGTTGTGCCAAGCACTTGGAATGCTTCTCCAAAAGACGCAAATGGCGTAGGTGGAAGTTATGAGCAGTGCTTGATTGGACTTAAGATAGCTGATGTGAAGCAGCCTCTTGAAATCATACGCAAAATTCATTCTTATGACCCTTGTATTGCCTGTGCTGTGCATGTTATGGATACTAAGGGAAATAATTTGAGCGAATATAAAGTGAATGTAAATTTGTAA
- the cybH gene encoding Ni/Fe-hydrogenase, b-type cytochrome subunit → MQKQEEKLQRKAEYEFSIGLRLTHWIRAVAIVILVGTGYYLSYVFQNPISTGEPTNFMQAKYRLVHQAVGFVLIGCVIFKAYLFFFDKWSRKEKASIADVFNLKVWIEQIKFYLFLGKHPPLKGVYNPLQYVTYLFFYLVIVGIILTGLILYTHAYHEGLGGMLYSALRPLEAMMGGLAEVRTYHRILMWVILIFVPVHIYMAIFNAIKGRDGALDAIVSGYKFIKEEKN, encoded by the coding sequence ATGCAAAAACAAGAAGAAAAATTGCAAAGAAAAGCAGAATATGAATTTAGCATAGGTTTGCGTTTAACTCACTGGATAAGGGCTGTGGCTATTGTGATTTTGGTTGGGACAGGATATTATCTTTCCTATGTTTTTCAAAATCCTATTAGCACAGGTGAGCCTACAAATTTTATGCAGGCAAAGTACCGCTTAGTGCATCAGGCTGTGGGTTTTGTTTTGATAGGGTGCGTTATTTTTAAGGCATATTTATTCTTTTTTGATAAGTGGAGTCGCAAAGAAAAGGCAAGTATCGCTGATGTTTTTAATCTTAAGGTTTGGATAGAACAGATTAAATTTTATCTTTTTTTAGGAAAGCATCCACCACTTAAGGGTGTTTATAACCCTTTGCAATATGTAACCTACCTTTTCTTTTATCTTGTGATTGTTGGTATTATCTTAACGGGACTTATACTCTACACTCACGCTTATCACGAGGGTTTGGGTGGTATGCTTTATAGTGCGTTAAGACCATTGGAGGCTATGATGGGAGGATTGGCTGAGGTTAGAACTTATCATAGAATTTTAATGTGGGTAATTTTAATTTTTGTCCCTGTGCATATTTATATGGCTATCTTTAATGCCATTAAGGGTAGAGACGGCGCACTTGATGCTATTGTTAGCGGCTATAAATTCATTAAGGAAGAGAAAAATTGA
- a CDS encoding HyaD/HybD family hydrogenase maturation endopeptidase gives MKFLVLGIGNIMFADEGLGVHLCKQLEKNYRFHHPTHSLTFIDGGTLALHLSYIIAEYDEMIILDCIDADNAEVGEVFFFPYDAMPKRVSWSGSAHEIEMLQTLQYMELAGDLPHTQILAAVPRRIEPMSFELSAEIIKAASIMEKTLLDFIAKKGFSYEKVADFSLQELAQSSFKS, from the coding sequence TTGAAATTTCTTGTGCTTGGCATAGGAAATATTATGTTTGCGGATGAAGGCTTAGGCGTTCATCTTTGCAAACAGCTTGAAAAAAACTACCGCTTCCATCATCCAACTCACAGCCTTACTTTCATCGATGGAGGCACTTTAGCCTTGCATTTGAGTTATATTATTGCAGAATATGATGAAATGATTATTCTTGACTGCATTGATGCGGACAACGCAGAGGTGGGCGAGGTGTTTTTTTTCCCTTATGATGCAATGCCAAAGAGGGTGAGTTGGAGTGGAAGCGCACACGAGATAGAAATGCTTCAAACGCTACAATATATGGAATTAGCTGGGGATTTACCGCATACACAAATTTTAGCTGCAGTGCCAAGACGCATTGAGCCTATGAGTTTTGAGCTTTCAGCTGAGATTATAAAAGCGGCTAGTATTATGGAGAAAACTTTGTTAGATTTCATAGCTAAAAAGGGCTTTAGCTATGAAAAAGTGGCGGATTTTAGCTTGCAAGAGTTGGCACAAAGTTCCTTTAAATCTTAA
- the waaF gene encoding lipopolysaccharide heptosyltransferase II: MKIFINLPTWLGDCVMASAAIYGIKERFKEAEFVFFGSFVATGLFKEFPNSSIILEDKKKRYKQAFHLRQNHQFDLAFSFRSALSAKLILKIIKSKKKFCFNKKILKDSHQVLKYLNFIEHTLNFQISSKDLKLPIKTKFKAPLQLKSGKKILALNPGASYGSAKRWDEEYFAKVGFEFAKSHEIIILGAGKEEAIICARIANILAQKGVRAKNLCNKTSIQTLAQNIALSDIFLTNDSGAMHIGAALKVKMLVIFGPTKFTQTSPWQSENAKIIHLNLACMPCMKRTCILKHHKCMKDLSPKMVIEKLKEFKI, translated from the coding sequence ATGAAAATTTTTATCAATCTTCCCACTTGGCTAGGCGATTGCGTTATGGCTAGTGCGGCGATTTATGGCATTAAAGAGCGGTTTAAAGAAGCGGAATTTGTCTTTTTTGGCTCTTTTGTAGCGACAGGGCTTTTTAAAGAATTTCCCAACTCAAGCATTATCTTAGAAGATAAAAAAAAGCGCTACAAACAAGCCTTTCATTTGCGTCAAAATCATCAATTTGACCTTGCATTTTCTTTTCGCTCGGCACTTTCGGCAAAGCTTATTTTAAAAATCATAAAATCCAAAAAAAAATTTTGTTTCAACAAAAAAATCTTAAAAGACTCACATCAAGTTTTAAAATACTTAAATTTCATTGAGCATACTTTAAATTTTCAAATCTCATCAAAAGATTTAAAACTACCCATCAAAACGAAATTTAAAGCACCCCTACAACTTAAAAGTGGCAAAAAAATTCTCGCTTTAAACCCTGGTGCAAGCTATGGGAGTGCTAAACGCTGGGATGAAGAGTATTTTGCAAAAGTGGGGTTTGAATTTGCCAAAAGCCACGAAATTATTATTCTTGGGGCGGGTAAAGAAGAGGCTATCATTTGTGCTAGAATTGCCAACATACTCGCACAAAAAGGCGTTAGGGCGAAAAATTTATGCAACAAAACAAGCATTCAAACCCTCGCACAAAATATCGCCTTAAGTGATATTTTCCTCACAAATGACAGCGGAGCCATGCACATAGGTGCGGCTTTAAAGGTGAAAATGCTAGTGATTTTTGGACCGACTAAATTCACTCAAACCTCACCTTGGCAGAGCGAAAATGCTAAAATTATCCATCTTAATTTAGCTTGTATGCCCTGTATGAAACGCACCTGCATACTAAAACACCATAAATGTATGAAAGATTTAAGTCCTAAAATGGTGATAGAAAAATTGAAAGAATTTAAGATTTAA
- a CDS encoding glycosyltransferase family 2 protein, whose protein sequence is MTIISIIIPLHNCENFIHRALKSCQNQDFINYEVIIIDDKSEDEGAKIALEFVKKDRRFKLFSNATHLGTFASRNEGILRANSPFLMFLDADDYLCDGALKRVFESLNLKADVVLFDSFVHRVKIKQFYRFKQDRLFNKNEFLSFLAEQRHFCWSVWAKVFRKDLALKCFEFVDKNAFLCYGEDVLFCYIYFMFCESIAIFKHSIYRYEFNAFGRYESKDEMILRQNYEDKKKSLKFIKSIAKNFPPNSLNEKLFMHLEKETLDLKKRYLKLIKKEKIELVKKEEK, encoded by the coding sequence ATGACAATAATTTCTATCATCATCCCACTTCATAACTGCGAAAATTTCATACACAGAGCCTTAAAAAGCTGTCAAAATCAAGATTTTATCAATTATGAAGTGATTATTATTGACGATAAAAGCGAAGATGAGGGAGCTAAGATAGCTTTAGAATTTGTTAAAAAGGATAGACGATTTAAGCTTTTTAGTAATGCCACACACTTAGGCACTTTTGCAAGTAGAAACGAGGGAATTTTAAGGGCAAATTCGCCTTTTTTGATGTTTTTAGACGCAGATGATTATTTATGCGATGGGGCGTTAAAAAGGGTTTTTGAAAGTTTAAATTTAAAAGCTGATGTGGTGCTTTTTGACTCTTTTGTGCATAGGGTTAAAATAAAGCAATTTTATCGTTTTAAGCAAGATAGGCTTTTTAATAAAAATGAGTTTTTAAGTTTTTTGGCAGAGCAAAGGCATTTTTGCTGGTCGGTTTGGGCTAAGGTTTTTCGTAAGGATTTGGCTTTAAAATGTTTTGAGTTTGTTGATAAAAATGCGTTTTTGTGCTATGGCGAAGATGTGCTTTTTTGCTATATTTATTTTATGTTTTGTGAAAGTATAGCTATTTTTAAGCATAGTATTTACCGCTACGAATTTAACGCTTTTGGGCGTTATGAGAGCAAAGATGAGATGATTTTAAGGCAAAATTATGAAGATAAGAAAAAAAGCCTTAAGTTTATCAAAAGTATTGCTAAAAATTTTCCGCCAAATTCTTTAAATGAAAAGCTTTTTATGCACCTAGAAAAAGAGACTTTAGATTTAAAGAAGAGATATTTAAAGTTGATTAAGAAAGAAAAAATAGAATTAGTAAAAAAAGAGGAAAAATGA
- the rfbA gene encoding glucose-1-phosphate thymidylyltransferase RfbA — protein MKGIILAGGSGTRLYPSTLMVSKQLLPIYDKPMIYYPLSVLMLAQIREVLIISTPKDTPRFREIFGDGSWLGMEIEYSIQESPDGLAQGLILAEQFVGNDDVALILGDNVFYGQGFSPMLLEAKQEAQNGIATIFSYRVKDPERFGVVEIDKEGRALSIEEKPLNPKSNFAVTGLYFYDNNAISIAKSLKPSARGELEITDVNIAYLKQNKLRSQVLGRGFAWLDTGTHDSLVEASTFVQTIELRQGYKIACLEEIAYHNGWIDEEKLLERAYILQKSGYGEYLKNLLDLSRAGQ, from the coding sequence ATGAAAGGAATTATTTTAGCAGGTGGAAGTGGGACAAGACTCTATCCATCTACGCTTATGGTGTCTAAGCAGTTGTTGCCTATTTATGATAAGCCTATGATTTATTATCCATTATCTGTGCTAATGCTTGCGCAAATTAGAGAGGTTTTAATCATTTCTACCCCTAAAGATACACCAAGATTTAGAGAGATTTTTGGCGATGGTAGTTGGCTTGGTATGGAGATTGAGTATTCTATACAAGAGAGCCCTGATGGATTAGCTCAAGGACTTATTTTAGCAGAGCAGTTTGTAGGCAATGATGATGTAGCATTGATTCTGGGGGATAATGTCTTTTATGGGCAGGGCTTTTCGCCTATGCTTTTAGAGGCAAAGCAAGAGGCACAAAATGGCATTGCTACGATTTTTTCCTATCGCGTTAAAGACCCAGAGCGTTTTGGTGTAGTAGAGATAGATAAAGAGGGCAGGGCGTTAAGCATTGAAGAGAAGCCACTTAATCCTAAGAGTAATTTTGCGGTAACTGGGTTATATTTCTATGATAACAACGCTATTTCTATTGCTAAATCTTTAAAGCCTAGTGCAAGGGGAGAGCTAGAAATCACTGATGTAAATATTGCATATCTTAAGCAAAATAAGTTAAGATCTCAAGTGCTAGGCAGGGGCTTTGCGTGGCTTGATACAGGCACGCACGATAGTCTTGTGGAGGCTTCTACTTTTGTGCAGACTATTGAGTTACGACAGGGCTATAAAATCGCGTGTTTAGAGGAGATTGCCTATCATAATGGCTGGATTGATGAAGAAAAATTGCTAGAGCGTGCTTACATTTTGCAAAAAAGTGGCTATGGTGAGTATTTGAAAAATCTTTTAGACTTAAGTAGGGCAGGGCAGTGA
- the rfbB gene encoding dTDP-glucose 4,6-dehydratase: protein MKSILITGGAGFIGSNFVLYFLKKYPNYHIVNLDLLTYAGSLENLKGVENFNNYTFIQGDICDEGLVDEIFKKYEIESVIHFAAESHVDNSIANPNAFIKTNVNGTFNLLHTAYLHWFEAPHIAKRGKENCVFHHISTDEVFGSLGESGYFTESTPYAPNSPYSASKASSDMLVRSYIHTYGLKAFITNCSNNYGPKQHDEKLIPTIIRNALQGETIPIYGDGKNVRDWLYVEDHCRAIDVVFHSQCYGETFNVGGNCERVNIEIVKHICALLDEIAPRADKKSYQSQIAFVQDRAGHDRRYAIDSSKIAKILGWKPQESFASGLEKTLRYYVRKYRSVL from the coding sequence GTGAAAAGTATTTTAATAACAGGTGGGGCTGGTTTTATCGGTAGCAATTTTGTGTTGTATTTTTTGAAAAAATATCCAAATTATCACATTGTAAATTTAGATCTGCTTACTTACGCTGGAAGTTTAGAGAATCTAAAAGGTGTGGAAAATTTCAACAATTATACTTTTATACAGGGCGATATTTGTGATGAAGGCTTGGTAGATGAAATTTTCAAAAAATATGAGATTGAAAGTGTGATACATTTTGCTGCTGAATCTCACGTAGATAATTCTATTGCCAATCCCAATGCGTTTATAAAAACAAATGTCAATGGGACTTTTAATCTTTTGCATACTGCTTATTTACATTGGTTTGAAGCACCGCATATTGCAAAAAGAGGCAAGGAAAATTGTGTGTTTCATCACATTAGCACTGATGAAGTTTTTGGCTCTTTGGGCGAGAGTGGGTATTTTACAGAATCTACACCCTATGCACCAAACTCCCCCTATTCAGCTTCTAAGGCATCAAGCGATATGCTTGTGAGATCTTATATCCATACCTATGGATTAAAGGCGTTTATTACAAATTGCTCTAACAATTATGGTCCTAAGCAACACGATGAAAAGCTTATCCCTACAATCATTCGTAACGCTCTGCAAGGTGAGACAATACCTATTTATGGCGATGGTAAAAATGTGCGTGATTGGCTCTATGTGGAGGATCATTGCCGTGCTATTGATGTAGTGTTTCACTCACAATGCTATGGTGAGACTTTTAATGTCGGTGGGAATTGTGAGCGTGTGAATATAGAGATTGTAAAGCATATTTGTGCATTGCTTGATGAGATTGCCCCAAGGGCGGATAAAAAGTCTTATCAAAGTCAAATTGCTTTTGTGCAGGATAGGGCAGGACACGATAGGCGTTATGCCATTGATTCTAGCAAGATAGCTAAGATTCTGGGCTGGAAGCCACAAGAGAGTTTCGCAAGTGGGCTAGAGAAGACATTGCGGTATTATGTGAGAAAATATAGGAGTGTTTTATGA
- a CDS encoding acyltransferase: MISIDSGTFINNNFSLVAYREGIHIGRNCFIGTNFQVMSSDFHALTIKNRNDEKYIQSASVEIGDNCFIGNNVIVLKGVKLGSGCVVGSGSVVTKSFGANLIIAGNPARLIKEIKQEE, from the coding sequence ATGATAAGTATAGATTCTGGAACATTTATTAATAACAATTTTTCTCTTGTTGCGTATAGAGAGGGTATCCATATTGGCAGAAATTGCTTTATAGGGACAAATTTTCAGGTTATGAGTTCTGATTTTCACGCACTTACAATAAAAAATAGAAATGATGAGAAATATATACAAAGTGCGAGTGTGGAGATAGGAGATAACTGCTTTATAGGGAATAATGTTATTGTGTTAAAAGGTGTAAAACTTGGAAGTGGCTGTGTTGTGGGAAGTGGCAGTGTGGTAACAAAGTCTTTTGGAGCAAATTTAATTATAGCTGGCAATCCCGCAAGATTAATTAAAGAAATCAAACAGGAGGAATAA
- a CDS encoding sugar 3,4-ketoisomerase: MYKMIDLQMHNDKGSMLIALQKNVNCPFEIKRAFYIFGVPKDVIRGEHANKNSQFLFVTLQGACKICVDNGVKKEEFLLDSPQKALYLDKMLWKEMYHFSENCILLVLSDCYYDKDEYIYDYEAFKQMWGGGGVSSLRYLLEVA; encoded by the coding sequence ATGTATAAGATGATTGATTTGCAAATGCATAATGACAAAGGCTCTATGCTTATAGCCTTACAAAAGAATGTAAATTGCCCTTTTGAGATTAAAAGAGCCTTTTATATCTTTGGTGTGCCAAAAGATGTCATAAGGGGAGAGCACGCTAATAAAAATTCTCAATTTCTTTTTGTAACCTTGCAGGGTGCGTGTAAAATTTGTGTAGATAATGGTGTAAAAAAAGAGGAATTTTTACTAGATAGTCCCCAAAAAGCTTTATATTTAGACAAAATGTTATGGAAAGAGATGTATCATTTTAGTGAAAATTGCATTTTGCTTGTTTTGAGTGATTGTTATTATGATAAAGATGAATATATTTACGATTATGAAGCTTTTAAGCAGATGTGGGGGGGGGGGGGAGTAAGTAGCCTTCGTTATCTTTTGGAGGTGGCGTAG
- a CDS encoding sugar 3,4-ketoisomerase — MNCKVMKLDVKADERGKLVALENLKNIPFEIKRVYYIFDTKPEFQRGGHAHKHLEQLIVAMDGSCEFVLDDGTKRQNVFLNRPDIGLYIGKNMWREMRNFSYGCKLMILASDFYDESEYIRDYDEFLRQF; from the coding sequence ATGAATTGTAAGGTAATGAAATTAGATGTAAAGGCTGACGAGAGGGGGAAATTGGTAGCTTTGGAAAATTTAAAAAATATCCCTTTTGAGATTAAAAGAGTGTATTATATCTTTGATACTAAGCCAGAATTTCAAAGAGGGGGACATGCACATAAGCATTTGGAGCAACTTATCGTCGCTATGGATGGCTCCTGTGAGTTTGTGTTAGATGATGGAACTAAAAGGCAAAATGTGTTTTTAAATCGCCCAGATATAGGGCTTTATATAGGTAAAAATATGTGGCGGGAAATGCGAAATTTCTCATATGGTTGTAAGCTAATGATTTTGGCAAGCGATTTTTATGATGAGAGTGAGTATATCCGCGATTATGATGAATTTTTGAGGCAGTTTTAA
- a CDS encoding acyltransferase, with the protein MYAIYVWIFNKIENCFHNFLKHSCDRLSIRAVKFIAFYYPDAKIRKLYLRRLGFIMDEGTFSNLGLKFTMNDDFSPCVFVAKRVSIAPNVTFIANSEPNNSLLLTQNSYVREKLIKKNIKIIVEDDVWIGANVTIMPGVRLRRGCIIGAGAVLTKDTDEFGVYAGIPAIKIRQLEGFK; encoded by the coding sequence ATGTATGCAATATATGTTTGGATATTTAATAAAATAGAGAATTGTTTTCATAATTTTTTGAAACATTCTTGTGATCGTTTGAGTATAAGAGCTGTTAAATTTATTGCTTTTTACTATCCAGATGCGAAAATTAGAAAACTTTATTTAAGACGCTTAGGCTTCATTATGGATGAGGGGACTTTTTCAAATTTAGGTTTAAAATTTACAATGAATGATGATTTTAGCCCTTGCGTTTTTGTCGCTAAGAGAGTTTCTATCGCTCCTAATGTTACTTTTATAGCAAATAGTGAACCCAATAATTCTTTACTTTTGACCCAAAATTCTTATGTGAGGGAAAAATTAATTAAAAAAAATATAAAGATTATTGTTGAAGATGATGTTTGGATTGGTGCAAATGTAACTATAATGCCCGGTGTTAGACTTAGAAGAGGCTGTATTATCGGTGCCGGTGCTGTGCTAACTAAAGATACTGATGAATTTGGTGTTTATGCCGGAATTCCCGCGATTAAAATTAGACAATTAGAGGGCTTTAAATGA
- a CDS encoding GNAT family N-acetyltransferase, producing the protein MIKISIYEEIKIKEWNLFNQNAKNGIFMFDRNYMDYHADRFMDHSLMFYEDSKLIALLPLNIKDCVLYSHQGLTFGGFITNSIMKQYKMLECFEALLEYMREIKAQKMIYKAIPYIYHKYPAQEDIYALSLFGAKPCRTDCSSSINLAHLLSMPKGRKAQISRAKREGVVIESSTNFPAFITLLNEVLQTKHNTQAVHSAKELELLHNRFKENITLYIAKQNNEILAATLLFIYPNLVHTQYLATSEKGRAVGALDLLIKTLIDKYATTKQYFDFGISTENNGLFLNEGLIAQKEGFGARTIVHSFYELNINGGGGGVTLLKNNRVIFHTSFANEVA; encoded by the coding sequence ATGATAAAAATTTCCATTTATGAGGAAATAAAGATTAAAGAGTGGAATTTATTTAATCAAAATGCTAAAAATGGAATCTTTATGTTTGATAGAAATTATATGGATTATCACGCTGATAGATTTATGGATCATTCATTAATGTTTTATGAAGATTCTAAGCTTATCGCCCTTTTACCTTTAAATATCAAAGATTGTGTATTATATTCTCATCAAGGGCTAACTTTTGGTGGGTTTATCACTAATTCCATAATGAAGCAATACAAAATGCTTGAGTGTTTCGAGGCGTTATTAGAGTATATGCGAGAGATTAAGGCACAAAAGATGATTTATAAAGCAATCCCCTATATTTATCATAAATACCCCGCACAAGAGGATATATATGCGTTGTCTCTCTTTGGGGCAAAGCCCTGCCGCACAGATTGTTCTTCAAGCATTAATTTAGCACATTTACTTTCAATGCCAAAGGGTAGAAAAGCACAGATTTCTAGGGCAAAGCGTGAAGGTGTGGTTATAGAATCTTCCACCAACTTCCCTGCTTTTATCACACTATTAAATGAAGTCTTGCAAACAAAGCATAATACACAAGCTGTGCATTCAGCCAAAGAGTTAGAATTACTTCATAATAGATTTAAAGAAAATATTACTCTCTACATTGCAAAACAAAATAATGAGATTCTAGCAGCTACTTTGCTTTTTATCTATCCAAATCTCGTGCATACACAATATTTAGCAACAAGTGAAAAGGGCAGGGCGGTAGGTGCGCTAGACTTACTTATAAAAACATTGATAGATAAATATGCTACAACAAAACAATACTTTGACTTTGGAATCTCCACAGAAAATAATGGCTTATTCTTAAACGAAGGACTTATCGCACAAAAAGAGGGCTTTGGTGCAAGGACAATTGTGCATAGTTTTTATGAGCTGAATATTAACGGGGGGGGGGGGGGGGTAACTCTTCTAAAAAATAATCGCGTAATTTTTCATACAAGCTTTGCAAATGAGGTGGCATAG